The following are encoded together in the Ralstonia insidiosa genome:
- a CDS encoding electron transfer flavoprotein subunit beta/FixA family protein — MKVLVAVKRVIDYNVKVRVKTDGSGVDLANVKMSMNPFDEIAVEEAVRLKEAGVATEVIAVSCGVTQCQETLRTAMAIGADRGILVETNEELQPLAVAKLLKALVDKEQPQLIILGKQAIDDDANQTGQMLAALAGLPQATFASKVQVADGKASVTREVDGGLETLSVKLPAVVTTDLRLNEPRYVTLPNIMKAKKKPLDVVKPEDLGVDVAPRLKTLKVVEPAKRSAGVMVPDVATLVSKLKTEAKVL; from the coding sequence ATGAAAGTCCTGGTCGCAGTCAAGCGCGTGATCGATTACAACGTGAAGGTTCGCGTGAAGACGGACGGTAGCGGTGTTGATCTTGCCAACGTCAAGATGAGCATGAACCCGTTCGACGAGATCGCCGTGGAAGAGGCGGTGCGTCTGAAAGAAGCGGGCGTCGCTACCGAAGTGATCGCCGTGTCGTGCGGCGTGACGCAGTGCCAGGAAACCCTGCGCACCGCCATGGCCATCGGCGCCGACCGCGGCATCCTAGTCGAGACCAACGAAGAACTGCAGCCGCTGGCGGTCGCCAAGCTGCTCAAGGCGCTGGTCGACAAGGAACAGCCGCAGCTGATCATCCTGGGCAAGCAGGCCATTGACGACGACGCCAACCAGACCGGCCAGATGCTGGCCGCGCTGGCAGGTCTGCCGCAAGCCACATTTGCCTCGAAGGTGCAGGTTGCCGACGGCAAGGCTTCGGTTACGCGTGAAGTGGATGGCGGTCTGGAAACCCTGTCGGTCAAGCTGCCGGCCGTGGTCACCACCGACCTGCGCCTGAACGAGCCGCGCTACGTGACGCTGCCGAACATCATGAAGGCGAAGAAGAAGCCGCTCGACGTGGTCAAGCCGGAAGATCTGGGCGTAGACGTTGCACCGCGACTGAAGACGCTGAAGGTGGTCGAGCCCGCCAAGCGCAGCGCCGGCGTGATGGTGCCCGATGTGGCCACGCTGGTGTCCAAGCTCAAGACCGAAGCCAAGGTGCTGTAA
- the rfaD gene encoding ADP-glyceromanno-heptose 6-epimerase, with protein MTIIVTGAAGFIGANIVKGLNERGETDIIAVDNLTRADKFKNIVDCQISDYLDKTEFVERFARGDFGKVRAIFHEGACSDTMETDGRYMMDNNYRYTLAVMRACLDQGVQFLYASSAATYGASETFREAPEFERPLNVYGYSKLLFDQVVRRVMPTALSQIVGFRYFNVYGPREQHKGRMASVAFHNFNQFRAEGTVKLFGEYNGYPQGGQMRDFVSVEDVVKVNLFFFDHPDKSGIFNLGTGRAQPFNDIATTVVNTLRGAEGKPVLSTEELAQEGLIEYVKFPDALRGKYQCFTQADQSRLRAAGYTAPFLTVQEGVERYCQWLLKQPA; from the coding sequence ATGACCATCATCGTCACCGGCGCGGCCGGCTTCATCGGCGCCAACATCGTCAAGGGCCTGAACGAGCGCGGCGAGACCGACATCATCGCCGTCGACAATCTCACGCGCGCCGACAAGTTCAAGAACATCGTTGACTGCCAGATCAGCGATTACCTGGACAAGACCGAATTTGTCGAGCGCTTTGCGCGCGGCGATTTCGGCAAGGTCCGCGCGATCTTCCACGAAGGTGCGTGCTCCGACACCATGGAGACTGACGGCCGGTACATGATGGACAACAACTACCGCTACACACTGGCGGTGATGCGCGCGTGCCTGGATCAGGGCGTGCAGTTCCTCTATGCCTCCTCGGCGGCTACGTATGGCGCGTCGGAAACCTTCCGCGAAGCGCCGGAGTTCGAGCGTCCGCTGAACGTGTACGGTTACTCCAAGCTGTTGTTTGATCAGGTTGTGCGCCGCGTTATGCCGACGGCACTGTCGCAGATCGTCGGCTTCCGCTACTTCAACGTGTATGGCCCGCGCGAGCAGCATAAGGGTCGCATGGCCTCGGTCGCGTTCCATAACTTCAACCAGTTCCGCGCGGAAGGCACCGTCAAGCTGTTCGGCGAGTACAACGGCTACCCGCAGGGCGGCCAGATGCGCGACTTCGTGTCGGTGGAAGACGTGGTGAAGGTCAACCTGTTCTTCTTCGACCATCCGGACAAGTCGGGCATCTTCAACCTCGGCACGGGCCGTGCACAACCGTTCAACGACATCGCCACGACGGTGGTGAATACCCTGCGTGGCGCAGAAGGCAAACCGGTGCTTTCCACCGAAGAGCTGGCGCAGGAAGGCCTGATCGAATACGTGAAGTTTCCGGATGCACTGCGGGGCAAGTACCAGTGCTTCACGCAGGCCGATCAGTCGCGCCTGCGCGCAGCGGGCTACACGGCGCCGTTCCTGACGGTGCAGGAAGGCGTTGAGCGCTACTGCCAGTGGCTGCTGAAGCAGCCTGCCTGA
- the cysM gene encoding cysteine synthase CysM produces MAYLTIEDTIGNTPLVQLQRIPGEGNARRGNVILGKLEGNNPAGSVKDRPALSMIKRAEARGRIKPGDTLIEATSGNTGIALAMAAAIRGYKMVLIMPEDLSVERRQSMAAYGAEIILTPVKGGMEYARDLADAMEKEGKGVILDQFANPDNPLAHYETTGPELWRDTEGRITHFVSAMGTTGTITGVSRFLKEKNPAIQIIGAQPAEGSRIPGIRKWPEAYMPKIYDPKTIDRTEPVSQSDAEHMARRMAREEGIFCGISAAGALCVALRIAEEVENATIVFVVCDRGDRYLSTGVFPA; encoded by the coding sequence ATGGCTTATCTCACCATTGAAGACACCATCGGCAACACGCCCTTGGTTCAGCTCCAGCGCATTCCCGGCGAAGGCAATGCGCGACGCGGCAACGTCATCCTCGGCAAGCTCGAAGGCAACAACCCGGCTGGCTCGGTCAAGGATCGCCCCGCGCTGTCCATGATCAAGCGCGCCGAGGCGCGCGGCCGTATCAAGCCGGGCGACACGCTCATCGAAGCGACTTCGGGCAACACCGGCATCGCGCTGGCAATGGCGGCGGCCATCCGGGGCTACAAGATGGTGCTGATCATGCCGGAAGACCTCTCGGTGGAGCGCCGCCAGAGTATGGCTGCCTACGGTGCGGAGATCATCCTCACCCCCGTCAAGGGCGGTATGGAATATGCGCGTGACTTGGCCGACGCGATGGAGAAGGAAGGCAAGGGTGTCATCCTTGACCAGTTCGCCAACCCGGATAACCCGCTGGCGCACTACGAGACCACCGGCCCCGAGCTATGGCGCGACACGGAAGGCCGCATCACGCATTTCGTCTCAGCGATGGGCACGACGGGCACTATTACCGGCGTTTCGCGCTTCCTGAAAGAAAAGAACCCAGCTATCCAGATCATCGGTGCACAGCCGGCCGAAGGTTCGCGCATTCCGGGCATTCGCAAATGGCCGGAAGCCTACATGCCGAAGATCTACGACCCGAAAACCATCGACCGCACCGAACCCGTGAGCCAGTCCGACGCCGAGCACATGGCGCGTCGCATGGCGCGTGAAGAGGGTATTTTCTGCGGCATCTCGGCGGCCGGAGCATTGTGCGTGGCGCTGCGGATTGCCGAAGAAGTCGAGAATGCGACGATCGTGTTCGTGGTGTGCGACCGGGGTGATCGCTACCTGTCGACGGGCGTCTTCCCCGCCTGA
- a CDS encoding histone deacetylase family protein, translating into MATGLYTHPEFLKHEMGYHHPECPDRLRAIEDQLIASRIEDLLVPCEAPPATEAQLCRVHRPEYLRELVASVPIAGYTPIDPDTSMNPHTYMAAVLAAGAAVDATDKVIAGELENAFCSVRPPGHHAEPGRAMGFCFFNNVAVAARHALEHHGLQRVAIVDFDVHHGNGTEAAFRDEPRVLMCSIFQHPFYPYSGTEVVAANMVNIPLPAYTNGLTVREVVETIWLPRLEAFRPEMLFISAGFDAHREDDLGQMGLVEADYAWITQQLMQVARTHAKGRIVSCLEGGYNLSALGRSVVAHVKALAEL; encoded by the coding sequence ATGGCGACCGGCCTCTACACGCATCCCGAATTTCTCAAGCACGAGATGGGGTATCACCACCCCGAGTGCCCCGACCGGCTGCGCGCGATCGAAGATCAACTGATCGCCAGCCGCATCGAAGATCTGCTCGTCCCCTGCGAGGCGCCGCCCGCGACCGAGGCACAGCTGTGCCGCGTGCACCGGCCTGAATACCTGCGCGAACTGGTCGCCAGCGTGCCGATTGCCGGCTACACGCCGATCGACCCCGACACCTCGATGAACCCGCACACCTACATGGCTGCCGTGCTGGCTGCGGGTGCGGCGGTGGATGCCACCGATAAAGTGATCGCCGGTGAGCTGGAAAATGCCTTCTGCAGCGTGCGTCCGCCAGGTCATCACGCCGAACCTGGCCGTGCGATGGGCTTCTGCTTCTTCAACAACGTGGCGGTAGCTGCACGGCATGCGCTGGAGCACCATGGGTTGCAGCGCGTGGCGATCGTCGACTTTGACGTGCACCACGGCAACGGCACCGAGGCAGCTTTCCGCGACGAGCCTCGCGTGCTGATGTGCAGCATCTTCCAGCACCCGTTCTATCCGTACTCGGGCACCGAGGTGGTGGCGGCCAACATGGTCAACATCCCGCTGCCGGCGTACACCAATGGCCTGACCGTGCGCGAAGTGGTGGAAACGATCTGGCTGCCGCGCCTGGAAGCCTTCCGGCCGGAGATGCTGTTCATTTCTGCCGGCTTTGACGCGCACCGCGAAGACGACCTCGGTCAGATGGGCCTGGTTGAAGCCGATTACGCCTGGATCACGCAGCAGCTCATGCAGGTGGCGCGCACACATGCCAAGGGCCGCATTGTGAGTTGCCTGGAAGGCGGCTACAACCTCAGCGCGCTGGGCCGCAGCGTGGTCGCGCACGTCAAGGCGCTGGCTGAGCTTTAG
- a CDS encoding ComEA family DNA-binding protein, with protein sequence MLKKMLAVALMSLSMLSTAWASVDVNTADHAGLETLSGIGPKRSKAIIEERTKNGPYKDAADFRSRVSGIGDKTLAKLENEGLTFGAPAPAPAAAKKDAKKK encoded by the coding sequence ATGTTGAAGAAAATGTTGGCCGTTGCGTTGATGTCGCTGTCCATGCTGTCGACCGCGTGGGCGTCGGTGGATGTGAACACTGCGGATCACGCTGGGCTGGAAACGCTGTCCGGCATTGGCCCGAAGCGTTCCAAGGCCATTATTGAAGAGCGCACCAAGAATGGCCCGTACAAGGACGCCGCCGACTTCAGGTCTCGCGTATCCGGCATCGGCGACAAGACGCTCGCCAAGCTGGAAAATGAAGGGCTGACGTTCGGTGCGCCGGCGCCGGCACCGGCTGCAGCCAAGAAGGACGCCAAGAAGAAGTAA
- a CDS encoding MetQ/NlpA family ABC transporter substrate-binding protein — protein MNRRQLLQWSASLATGATLALALASGAATAQSKPIKIGVTAGPHAEIMEEVKKVAEKDGLKLQIVEFNDYIQPNAALAAGDLDANSYQHQPYLDDQVATRGYKFVSVGQTITFPMGIYSKKIKSIKDLKDGARFGLPNDPTNGGRALLLLQSLGVIKLKPNAGFKASPRDVVENPKKLKFVELDAAQLPRSLDDLDAAAVNGNYAEKAGLDPTKDGIAIESPKGPYANVIAIRAADKDQPWVAKLVKAYHSDAVKSFVKAKYKDAVIVAW, from the coding sequence ATGAATCGTCGTCAACTGCTGCAATGGTCCGCGAGCCTGGCTACCGGTGCCACCCTTGCGCTGGCACTGGCATCGGGCGCCGCCACGGCGCAGAGCAAGCCGATCAAGATCGGTGTGACCGCCGGCCCGCACGCCGAGATCATGGAAGAAGTGAAGAAGGTTGCCGAGAAGGACGGCCTGAAGCTCCAGATCGTCGAGTTCAACGACTACATCCAGCCGAACGCCGCACTGGCCGCCGGTGATCTGGACGCCAACAGCTACCAGCATCAGCCGTATCTGGACGATCAGGTCGCCACGCGCGGCTACAAGTTCGTGAGCGTCGGCCAGACCATCACCTTCCCGATGGGCATCTACTCGAAGAAGATCAAGTCGATCAAGGATCTGAAGGACGGTGCACGCTTTGGCCTGCCGAACGATCCGACCAACGGCGGCCGTGCGCTCCTGCTGCTGCAGTCGCTGGGCGTGATCAAGCTCAAGCCGAACGCTGGCTTCAAGGCTTCGCCGCGTGACGTGGTGGAGAACCCGAAGAAGCTGAAGTTCGTCGAGCTGGACGCCGCCCAACTGCCGCGCTCGCTGGATGATCTGGACGCCGCTGCCGTCAACGGCAACTACGCCGAGAAGGCTGGCCTGGACCCGACGAAGGACGGCATCGCCATCGAGAGCCCGAAGGGCCCGTACGCCAACGTGATCGCCATTCGTGCCGCCGACAAGGATCAACCCTGGGTTGCCAAGCTCGTGAAGGCGTATCATTCCGACGCGGTGAAGTCCTTCGTCAAGGCAAAGTACAAGGACGCCGTGATCGTGGCGTGGTAA
- a CDS encoding electron transfer flavoprotein subunit alpha/FixB family protein — translation MTALVIAEHDNQSIKAATLNAVTAAAQCGGDVHVLVAGAGCGAAAQAAAQIAGVAKVLVADAPQFADGLAENVAEQALAIAGNYSHILAPATAYGKNILPRVAAKLDVAQLSDITKVDSPDTFERPIYAGNAIATVQSADKVKVITVRGTAFDAAATTGGSAATETLTAVADAGISQFVSREVTKSDRPELTAAKIIVSGGRGVGSGENYTKVLTPLADKLGAALGASRAAVDAGFVPNDYQVGQTGKIVAPQLYIAVGISGAIQHLAGMKDSKVIVAINKDPEAPIFQVADYGLVGDLNTVVPELVTALG, via the coding sequence ATGACCGCACTCGTTATTGCTGAACACGACAACCAATCCATCAAGGCCGCGACGCTGAACGCCGTGACCGCAGCCGCCCAATGCGGCGGCGACGTCCACGTGCTGGTGGCTGGCGCTGGCTGCGGCGCTGCCGCCCAGGCCGCCGCGCAGATCGCAGGCGTTGCCAAGGTGCTGGTGGCCGACGCGCCCCAGTTTGCCGATGGCCTGGCCGAAAACGTCGCCGAGCAGGCCCTGGCCATTGCCGGCAACTACAGCCACATCCTGGCGCCCGCCACCGCCTACGGCAAGAACATCCTGCCGCGCGTGGCCGCCAAGCTGGACGTGGCCCAACTGTCCGACATCACCAAGGTCGACAGCCCGGACACCTTCGAGCGCCCGATCTACGCCGGCAACGCGATCGCCACCGTGCAATCGGCCGACAAGGTGAAGGTGATTACCGTGCGTGGTACGGCGTTCGACGCCGCAGCCACCACCGGCGGCTCCGCTGCTACCGAAACGCTGACCGCCGTGGCTGACGCCGGCATCTCGCAATTCGTCTCGCGTGAAGTGACGAAGAGCGACCGCCCGGAATTGACCGCTGCCAAGATCATCGTGTCTGGTGGCCGTGGCGTGGGCTCGGGCGAGAACTACACCAAGGTGCTGACGCCGCTGGCCGACAAGCTTGGCGCTGCACTGGGTGCCTCGCGCGCTGCCGTCGATGCCGGCTTCGTGCCGAACGATTACCAGGTCGGTCAGACCGGCAAGATCGTCGCACCGCAGCTGTACATCGCCGTCGGTATCTCGGGCGCGATCCAGCACTTGGCCGGCATGAAGGATTCCAAGGTGATCGTCGCGATCAACAAGGATCCGGAAGCGCCGATCTTCCAGGTGGCTGACTACGGCCTCGTGGGCGATCTGAACACCGTCGTGCCGGAGCTGGTGACCGCACTGGGCTGA
- the mltB gene encoding lytic murein transglycosylase B: protein MSQSPSSRRPVLRALVAGAALSALSFPALSLAAKKATKSPKRRVAVHEEEIDPDRYRNNPQTQAFVNELVGQYNFDRASLDVLFAGTAYSATVARLILPPATPARRSWTAYRGRFIEPIRINAGVQFWQQYGDTLRRAESEFGVPADVIVGILGVETIYGRDMGNFRVMDALSTLAFDYPDTPNRADRSTMFRNQLKDYLIWCRDTGTDAFSVLGSYAGAVGIPQFMPTSIREYAVDYDKDGHIDLRNSAVDAIGSVAHFLQMHGWEPNRPVMWNIAGDTDSQGIAAAAADGQPYPRMTLSKLTRAGLALAPGVDAAREQETEVLVVDLPTPGQATEYRVGLRNFYVLTRYNRSFFYAAAVYELGQAVRQAMRG, encoded by the coding sequence ATGAGCCAATCGCCTTCTTCCCGTCGTCCCGTATTGCGTGCCCTGGTAGCGGGCGCCGCGCTCTCCGCGCTGTCCTTCCCTGCTCTCTCGCTGGCCGCAAAGAAAGCCACCAAGTCGCCTAAACGCCGCGTCGCGGTGCATGAAGAAGAGATCGACCCGGACCGCTACCGCAACAATCCGCAAACGCAGGCTTTCGTCAACGAACTGGTCGGCCAGTACAACTTCGACCGCGCCTCGCTTGATGTGCTGTTTGCCGGCACGGCCTATTCCGCGACGGTGGCGCGCCTGATCCTGCCGCCGGCCACACCTGCACGCCGAAGCTGGACGGCGTACCGTGGCCGCTTTATCGAGCCCATCCGCATCAACGCCGGCGTACAGTTCTGGCAGCAGTACGGCGACACGCTGCGCCGCGCCGAAAGCGAGTTCGGCGTACCGGCTGACGTGATCGTCGGCATCCTGGGCGTGGAAACCATCTACGGCCGCGACATGGGCAACTTCCGCGTGATGGATGCGCTGTCCACGCTGGCCTTCGATTACCCCGACACGCCCAACCGCGCAGACCGCAGCACGATGTTCCGTAACCAGCTCAAGGATTACCTGATCTGGTGCCGCGACACGGGCACGGATGCATTCTCGGTGCTGGGATCGTATGCGGGGGCGGTCGGCATTCCGCAGTTCATGCCGACGAGCATTCGCGAATACGCCGTGGACTATGACAAGGACGGCCACATCGACCTGCGCAACAGCGCGGTGGATGCCATCGGCAGCGTTGCCCACTTCCTGCAGATGCATGGCTGGGAGCCGAATCGCCCAGTGATGTGGAACATTGCTGGCGACACCGACAGCCAAGGCATTGCAGCGGCAGCTGCCGACGGTCAGCCGTATCCGCGCATGACGCTGTCCAAGCTCACACGCGCCGGCCTGGCATTGGCACCCGGCGTGGATGCCGCGCGCGAACAGGAAACCGAAGTGCTGGTGGTCGATCTGCCCACGCCCGGCCAGGCCACCGAGTACCGCGTTGGCCTGCGCAACTTCTACGTGCTCACGCGCTACAACCGCAGCTTCTTCTACGCCGCAGCAGTGTATGAACTGGGGCAAGCCGTACGGCAGGCAATGCGCGGCTGA
- a CDS encoding methionine ABC transporter permease, translated as MWSDLTDLFLPAFWETLAMVGVSGGIGALFGVPLGVLLYLTTTGGVLSAPAFNRVAGLIVNAVRSVPFIILLVAVIPFTRLLAGSSIGTAAAIVPLTIAAIPFVARLVETALREVDRGLIEAAQSMGATTGQLVYKVLLPEAMPGILAGLTITFVSLVGYSAMAGTIGGGGLGDLGIRYGYQRYESDIMLAVVVILIVFVQAVQSTGDWLVRRLSHR; from the coding sequence ATGTGGTCTGACCTGACCGATCTGTTTCTGCCGGCATTCTGGGAGACGCTCGCCATGGTGGGCGTGTCGGGCGGCATCGGTGCGCTGTTCGGCGTGCCACTGGGCGTGCTGCTGTATCTGACGACAACGGGCGGTGTACTGTCTGCGCCAGCGTTCAACCGCGTGGCTGGCCTCATCGTCAACGCCGTACGCTCAGTGCCGTTCATCATTCTGCTGGTGGCGGTGATTCCGTTTACGCGCCTGCTGGCAGGATCGTCCATCGGCACCGCAGCGGCCATCGTGCCGTTGACGATTGCGGCCATCCCGTTCGTCGCGCGCCTGGTGGAAACCGCGCTGCGCGAAGTGGACCGCGGCCTGATCGAAGCCGCCCAATCGATGGGCGCGACTACGGGCCAGCTCGTCTACAAGGTGCTGTTGCCTGAAGCCATGCCCGGCATCCTCGCCGGTCTGACCATCACCTTCGTCAGCCTGGTCGGTTACTCAGCCATGGCCGGCACCATCGGTGGCGGTGGCCTGGGCGACCTGGGTATCCGCTACGGTTATCAACGCTATGAATCGGACATCATGCTGGCGGTCGTCGTCATCCTGATCGTCTTCGTGCAGGCGGTGCAATCGACGGGCGATTGGCTCGTGCGCCGCCTCAGCCATCGTTAA
- a CDS encoding acyl-CoA dehydrogenase → MTYQAPVKDMLFVMNELAGLDNVAKLPGFEDATADTAQAVLEESARFTGEVVAPLNVEGDRNPSSWKDGVVTATAGFKEAFAQFGQGGWQGVQHPVEYGGQGLPKLIATACIEMLNAANLSFALCPLLTDGAIEALLTAGTEEQKQLFVPKLISGEWTGTMNLTEPQAGSDLALVRTRAEPVGDGTFKIFGTKIFITWGEHDMAENIVHLVLARTPGAPEGVKGISLFVVPKFMVNADGSLGARNDAHCVSIEHKLGIKASPTAVLQFGDNGGAIGTLVGEENRGLEYMFIMMNAARYAVGMQGIGVSERAYQKAVAYARERVQSRPVDGSAAKAVAIIHHPDVKRMLLTMRAMTEGARALAYVAAAACDAGHHAADDAARKQNEALYEFLVPVVKGWSTEMSIDVTSLGVQVHGGMGFIEETGAAQFYRDARILPIYEGTTAIQANDLIGRKTVRDGGAVALGICAEIAKVEAALAAKGGAHCEAMRARLAAGREAMESVVRFVVAQTKAQPNAVFAGSVPYLRLCGIVLSGWQMARALLVAIDRESEDPNFYGAKIATARVFADVLLTQAPGIAQSVLTGGETIGAVPEVQF, encoded by the coding sequence ATGACCTATCAAGCCCCCGTCAAGGACATGCTGTTCGTGATGAACGAACTCGCAGGCCTGGACAACGTCGCCAAGCTGCCCGGCTTTGAAGATGCCACCGCCGACACCGCACAGGCGGTGCTGGAAGAAAGCGCGCGCTTTACCGGTGAAGTCGTCGCGCCGCTGAACGTGGAGGGCGACCGCAACCCGAGCAGCTGGAAGGACGGCGTTGTCACGGCCACCGCTGGTTTCAAGGAAGCCTTCGCGCAGTTCGGCCAGGGTGGCTGGCAGGGTGTGCAGCACCCGGTGGAATACGGCGGCCAGGGCCTGCCCAAGCTGATCGCCACGGCGTGCATCGAGATGTTGAACGCGGCCAACCTGTCGTTCGCGCTGTGCCCGTTGCTGACCGACGGCGCCATTGAAGCCTTGCTCACGGCCGGCACCGAAGAACAGAAGCAGTTGTTCGTGCCCAAGCTCATCTCGGGCGAGTGGACCGGCACGATGAACCTGACGGAGCCGCAGGCCGGTTCCGACCTGGCACTCGTGCGCACGCGCGCCGAGCCGGTGGGTGACGGCACGTTCAAGATCTTCGGCACGAAGATCTTCATCACCTGGGGCGAGCACGACATGGCCGAGAACATCGTCCACCTCGTGCTGGCGCGCACGCCGGGTGCGCCGGAGGGCGTGAAGGGCATTTCGCTGTTCGTGGTGCCGAAGTTCATGGTCAACGCAGACGGCTCGCTGGGTGCACGCAACGATGCACATTGCGTGTCGATCGAGCACAAGCTCGGCATCAAGGCGAGCCCGACGGCCGTGCTGCAATTCGGCGACAACGGTGGCGCCATCGGCACGCTGGTCGGCGAAGAGAATCGCGGCCTGGAGTACATGTTCATCATGATGAACGCCGCGCGCTATGCGGTGGGCATGCAGGGCATTGGCGTGTCGGAGCGCGCGTACCAGAAGGCCGTGGCCTATGCGCGTGAGCGTGTGCAGAGCCGCCCGGTGGATGGTTCGGCGGCCAAGGCGGTGGCGATCATTCATCACCCGGATGTGAAGCGCATGCTGCTGACGATGCGCGCCATGACGGAAGGCGCTCGCGCGCTGGCCTACGTGGCCGCCGCCGCGTGCGATGCCGGCCACCATGCTGCCGATGACGCTGCGCGCAAGCAGAACGAAGCGCTGTACGAATTCCTGGTGCCGGTCGTGAAGGGCTGGAGTACCGAGATGTCGATCGACGTGACCAGCCTGGGTGTGCAGGTGCACGGCGGCATGGGCTTCATCGAAGAGACGGGCGCCGCGCAGTTCTACCGTGATGCGCGCATCCTGCCGATCTACGAAGGCACCACGGCCATCCAGGCGAATGACCTGATCGGCCGCAAGACGGTGCGTGATGGCGGAGCGGTGGCACTGGGTATCTGCGCGGAAATCGCCAAGGTGGAAGCGGCGCTGGCTGCGAAGGGTGGCGCGCATTGCGAAGCGATGCGTGCGCGTCTGGCGGCGGGCCGCGAGGCGATGGAATCGGTGGTGCGCTTTGTGGTGGCGCAGACCAAGGCCCAGCCGAACGCCGTGTTCGCGGGCAGCGTGCCGTATCTGCGCCTGTGCGGCATCGTGCTGTCGGGCTGGCAGATGGCGCGTGCATTGCTGGTGGCCATCGACCGCGAGAGCGAAGATCCGAACTTCTACGGTGCGAAGATCGCCACGGCGCGCGTGTTTGCCGATGTACTGCTCACGCAAGCGCCTGGCATTGCGCAGAGCGTGCTGACGGGTGGCGAGACCATCGGTGCGGTGCCGGAAGTGCAGTTCTAA
- a CDS encoding methionine ABC transporter ATP-binding protein gives MIELKGISQHFRGAGGNDVHALRDVDLTIDRGEIFGIIGRSGAGKSTLVRVINLLNKPTSGTVTVAGQELTALNADGLRQARRKIGMIFQHFNLLSSRTVYDNVALPLELAGTSRERIREIVLPLLDLVGLSAHKDRYPAQISGGQKQRVGIARALASQPDVLLSDEATSALDPETTRSILDLLRKINRELGLTIVLITHQMEVIKQVCDRVAVLDAGRVVELGRVIDVFLQPHHDVTRALIGEVISQELPPSVLARVESRLVAREHGGRDHLFRLAFTGEGVDQPVLAQAVRTYGFDFNILHGHIDEIQGQAFGSLAILASGETADINNAMHFLREQGVVVEEINHVV, from the coding sequence ATGATTGAACTCAAGGGGATATCGCAGCACTTTCGGGGGGCGGGCGGCAACGACGTCCACGCGCTGCGCGACGTCGACCTGACCATCGACCGCGGCGAGATCTTCGGCATCATTGGCCGCAGCGGCGCTGGCAAGAGCACGCTGGTGCGCGTCATCAACCTGCTGAACAAGCCGACCTCGGGCACCGTCACGGTGGCGGGCCAGGAACTGACCGCACTCAATGCCGATGGGCTGCGCCAGGCGCGCCGCAAGATCGGCATGATCTTCCAGCACTTCAACCTGCTGTCGTCGCGCACGGTGTATGACAACGTGGCGCTGCCGTTGGAGCTGGCCGGCACGTCGCGCGAGCGCATCCGCGAGATCGTGCTGCCGCTGCTGGATCTGGTTGGCCTGTCAGCGCACAAGGATCGCTACCCCGCGCAGATTTCCGGCGGCCAGAAGCAGCGCGTCGGCATCGCTCGCGCGCTGGCGAGCCAGCCGGATGTGCTGCTCTCTGACGAAGCGACCTCCGCGCTGGACCCGGAGACGACGCGCTCGATTCTCGACCTGCTGCGCAAGATCAACCGTGAGCTCGGTCTGACCATCGTGCTGATCACGCACCAGATGGAAGTGATCAAGCAGGTGTGCGACCGTGTGGCCGTGCTCGATGCCGGCCGCGTGGTGGAACTCGGCCGCGTGATCGACGTGTTCCTGCAGCCGCATCATGACGTGACGCGCGCGCTGATTGGCGAGGTGATCTCGCAAGAGCTGCCGCCCTCGGTGCTGGCGCGTGTGGAAAGCCGCCTGGTTGCCCGCGAGCACGGCGGCCGCGACCACCTGTTCCGACTCGCCTTTACCGGCGAAGGCGTGGACCAACCCGTGCTGGCGCAAGCCGTCCGCACGTACGGGTTCGACTTCAACATCCTGCACGGCCATATCGACGAGATCCAGGGCCAGGCCTTCGGCTCGCTGGCGATCCTGGCGTCGGGCGAAACCGCTGATATCAACAACGCGATGCACTTCCTGCGCGAGCAAGGCGTGGTGGTCGAGGAGATCAACCATGTGGTCTGA